A section of the Triticum dicoccoides isolate Atlit2015 ecotype Zavitan chromosome 7A, WEW_v2.0, whole genome shotgun sequence genome encodes:
- the LOC119334572 gene encoding uncharacterized protein LOC119334572 — protein MDPIVNQGWTSSEVEEACSLIARLNTNKILYDSNDDKNKKHNYIVNSLHALFPSKTMKHVTDLYIDLAVEMHMTQWREGTHVTSGSPQNIFTFFDPVNGNYELPMEENGASSTHGIYTMGDHANENFGVREEATIIDNNGLSFGCPMENRGITVMGEAPLMADNNKMEVLENNISIDQPVVAAHQWGFWTDEEHRLEDTRIRKTEEAPMMVDKNKMVVLENNTSVDRPAVAAHQRKFWTKVEHKSFLYGLEVYGRGDWKNISKHFVTTKTPVQVSSHAQKFFKRIQKKASPGTKRYSINDVRLHDNELLAANNSSVTRQALSFTGLNNDPSFKLQAPTSSSTVMNNQAQCSPSIYNQQVGHQPMWSEQQMMGSVAAVMDGVGNYVPDGQQGSANFYLGNV, from the exons ATGGATCCAATAGTCAACCAGGGGTGGACCTCATCCGAGGTAGAGGAGGCATGCTCACTCATTGCTAGGCTCAATACCAACAAAATCTTGTATGACAGTAACGATGACAAGAACAAGAAGCACAACTACATCGTGAATTCTCTCCATGCATTGTTCCCTTCAAAGACCATGAAACATGTAACAGATCTTTATATTGATCTCGCCGTGGAAATGCATATGACCCAATGGAGGGAGGGGACCCATGTTACTAGTGGTAGCCCGCAAAACATTTTCACCTTTTTTGACCCTGTCAACGGTAACTATGAGCTACCAATGGAGGAGAATGGTGCTAGCAGCACACACGGTATCTACACCATGGGCGACCATGCAAATGAAAACTTCGGTGTACGAGAGGAAGCAACAATCATCGACAATAATGGATTGTCCTTTGGTTGTCCTATGGAGAATAGGGGGATCACGGTGATGGGTGAGGCACCGCTGATGGCAGACAATAACAAGATGGAGGTGTTGGAGAACAATATTTCCATAGACCAACCAGTTGTTGCCGCACATCAATGGGGTTTTTGGACTGACGAGGAACACAG ACTGGAGGATACAAGAATCCGGAAGACGGAGGAGGCTCCGATGATGGTAGACAAGAACAAGATGGTGGTCTTGGAGAACAATACTTCCGTTGATCGACCAGCTGTTGCCGCACATCAACGAAAGTTTTGGACCAAAGTGGAACATAA GTCATTTCTTTATGGGCTGGAAGTCTATGGCCGTGGCGACTGGAAAAACATATCCAAGCACTTCGTCACCACTAAGACCCCTGTCCAAGTTTCAAGCCATGCACAAAAGTTTTTCAAGAGAATACAGAAAAAGGCATCGCCAGGGACAAAGCGTTACAGCATCAATGATGTCAGGCTCCATGACAATGAGCTATTGGCAGCAAATAATAGTtctgtcacccggcaagccctttctTTCACCGGCCTCAACAATGACCCAAGCTTTAAGTTGCAGGCTCCGACGAGCTCGTCAACAGTCATGAACAACCAAGCTCAGTGCTCCCCTTCCATATATAATCAACAAGTGGGTCATCAGCCAATGTGGAGTGAGCAGCAGATGATGGGTTCTGTTGCAGCTGTTATGGACGGGGTAGGAAACTATGTGCCAGATGGCCAACAAGGGTCAGCTAATTTTTATCTTGGCAATGTATGA